In the genome of Candidatus Bipolaricaulota bacterium, the window TTTTGACGGAGAGGATCAAGGAACTGACCGAGCACTTGAACGTGCACAAGAAGGACTTCAGCTCGCAGCGGGGGCTGCGCAAGATGGTCGGCCAACGGCGCCGACTTCTGAAGTACTTAAAGCGCCAGGACTTCCAGGCGTACAAGGAATTGATTCAGAGATTGGGAATCAGAGGAGTATAGTGAGACATGGTAATAAAGGAAAGTATTCAATTTAACGGCAAAGAGATCTCCCTGGAGACGGGCCGGATGGCCAAACAGGCGAACGGCGCCGTCCTCGCCAGTTATGGCGACACCAAGGTATTAGTGACGGCTGTCATCCAGGAGAGCAAAGAAGAACTCGACTATTTTCCCCTCCGCGTCGACTACGAAGAGCGCTTCTACGCA includes:
- the rpsO gene encoding 30S ribosomal protein S15 — protein: MGLTTEKKRELIRTYGMSETDTGSVPVQIALLTERIKELTEHLNVHKKDFSSQRGLRKMVGQRRRLLKYLKRQDFQAYKELIQRLGIRGV